A genomic segment from Caldisalinibacter kiritimatiensis encodes:
- the tnpA gene encoding IS200/IS605 family transposase yields KKIADDKGFVIHTMEVMPDHVHLFVSAHPKISPSYIVKMLKGISGRKLFIKHPELKNKLWKGRLWNSSFYIETIGSISEENIKRYIENQKTRG; encoded by the coding sequence AAAAAAATTGCTGACGATAAAGGCTTTGTAATTCATACAATGGAAGTAATGCCGGACCATGTTCATTTATTTGTATCGGCACATCCGAAGATATCACCATCATATATTGTAAAAATGTTAAAAGGTATAAGTGGAAGAAAGCTTTTTATAAAACATCCAGAGCTTAAAAATAAACTTTGGAAGGGTAGATTATGGAATTCATCTTTTTATATAGAAACTATAGGTTCTATATCAGAAGAAAATATTAAAAGGTATATTGAAAACCAAAAGACAAGGGGTTAA